A window of Pan paniscus chromosome 10, NHGRI_mPanPan1-v2.0_pri, whole genome shotgun sequence contains these coding sequences:
- the LOC117975217 gene encoding NADH-ubiquinone oxidoreductase chain 4-like, translated as MFQQTSGIDTSQKVHLKSMVVIRFISSCLRGRSHCSGIHSLTNFLPCFIPSFLPSSFLHSFLTLSFFPSLLLSLSFLFFLSFSFFLLFFFLLSFASFLHSFFPSFLAPFPPPSFFLLFLPSFLLRSLLSFLLSLSFSFFLLSFFLPSSLPPSLPTSPSFFSVLPPFPPSSLPPSLSLFSFFLSYFVFLSPSFLLSFLPPSLSFFLSFFPSLFSFFFLLSFFLSFSLPSFLSLFPSLPPSSLPPSFLSFLFSSFLPFLLSFLPSLPPFFSFFLSFFLSFFLSFFLSFSFFFLSLSFLFPFIQAANI; from the coding sequence ATGTTCCAGCAAACATCTGGGATTGATACTTCTCAAAAAGTTCACTTGAAATCCATGGTTGTGATACGATTCATTTCCTCTTGCCTAAGGGGTAGGTCTCACTGCTCAGGTATTCATTCACTCACCaacttccttccttgctttatcccttccttcctcccttcttcctttcttcattccttccttaccctttccttctttccctcccttttactttctctatcttttcttttctttctttctttttctttctttcttctttttttctttcttctttcttttgcttcctttcttcattccttctttccttccttccttgctcccttcccccctccctctttctttcttctttttcttccttcctttcttcttcgttccttgctttctttcctcctttctctttctttctctttctttcttctttcttttttccttccttcctccctccctccctccctccctacctccccctctttcttttccgtccttcctcccttccctccttcctccctccctccttccctctctcttttttctttctttctttcctactttgtctttctttctccttccttccttctttccttcctccctccctccctttctttctttctttccttcttcccttctcttttttcttttttctttcttctttctttctttctttccttttctcttccttccttcctttccttgtttccttccctccctccctcctccctccctccctcctttctttctttccttttctcttccttccttccttttcttctttccttccttccctccctccctcccttcttttctttctttctttctttctttctttctttctttctttctttctttctttctttttctttcttctttctctctctctcttttctctttccatttattcaggCAGCAAATATTTGA